A part of Sulfurimonas sp. HSL-1716 genomic DNA contains:
- a CDS encoding outer membrane beta-barrel protein: protein MKNLLFLLSILFTSIHADSFKKGSIGVNIAAGSASLNTNEDTKNYTVIGAGADYFFADDISLGLEYTYWSGNTPNISQLTVPLNYYIPFSKKVLPYLGTFYRYTSMGEPYSDYSSYGVKAGITVNISKNTFLGAGWIEEYYKECSNFKECSTGYPELLILFTF from the coding sequence ATGAAAAATCTGCTATTTCTGTTGAGCATTCTTTTTACCTCCATACATGCCGATAGTTTCAAAAAAGGAAGTATCGGCGTAAATATCGCCGCGGGAAGCGCTTCTTTGAATACGAACGAAGACACGAAAAACTACACGGTCATAGGTGCAGGCGCGGACTATTTTTTTGCCGACGATATCTCTCTTGGACTTGAATACACATATTGGTCTGGAAACACTCCAAATATATCCCAACTAACGGTACCTTTGAACTACTATATACCTTTTAGCAAAAAAGTTCTACCTTACCTAGGCACTTTTTACAGGTACACATCTATGGGAGAGCCCTATAGTGACTACAGCTCTTACGGGGTCAAAGCGGGTATCACGGTAAATATATCGAAAAATACTTTTTTGGGTGCGGGATGGATAGAAGAATACTACAAAGAGTGCTCTAACTTTAAAGAGTGCAGTACCGGCTATCCGGAACTGCTCATACTCTTTACGTTTTAG